From a region of the Salinispira pacifica genome:
- a CDS encoding AAA family ATPase — protein MKQEIDRLIDNIQSVIYVDRTKLEYIVAAMIAGGHVMLADTHGVGKTSLARALAGSIRWPEQMRTLEGVEISYFSRIQCTVDLLPQDILGFTRILGSEYQLIFNRGPIFSHFILCDEINLLTPKTQGSFFQAMEEKHVSIEGKTYSLPRLFFLISTMNLKGNHLFPLPAPQLDRFMIQISLGYPSAEDELNIVATHGSSNAWDNFAPVVSEEEILGWMNRVDEMELHPDVLDYIISLVRSTRSHRQIELGASPRTGVKLSRLARALAIVRGEDFVSIDTIKEIAVPAMAHRIECQDASLESADVIRDILATQSVDGKKSPRVSKQSGAAVRS, from the coding sequence ATGAAACAGGAAATTGACAGACTGATAGATAACATCCAGTCGGTGATCTACGTGGACCGCACCAAACTTGAGTATATTGTGGCGGCAATGATTGCAGGCGGACATGTAATGCTGGCAGACACCCATGGTGTTGGCAAAACATCCCTGGCCCGGGCCCTGGCGGGAAGCATCCGCTGGCCCGAACAGATGCGCACCCTGGAAGGGGTGGAGATCTCATATTTCAGCCGCATCCAGTGTACGGTGGATCTGCTTCCCCAGGATATTCTGGGATTCACCAGGATTCTGGGATCGGAGTATCAGCTGATATTCAACAGAGGTCCCATATTCTCCCATTTTATTCTCTGCGATGAAATCAACCTTCTCACTCCTAAAACCCAGGGAAGTTTCTTCCAGGCGATGGAAGAAAAGCATGTGAGCATCGAAGGAAAAACATACAGTCTTCCCCGGCTCTTTTTCCTGATTTCCACCATGAACCTGAAGGGCAACCATCTCTTTCCCCTGCCCGCCCCCCAGCTTGACCGTTTCATGATCCAGATATCCCTGGGATACCCCAGCGCGGAGGATGAGCTGAACATTGTGGCAACCCACGGATCCAGCAATGCCTGGGACAACTTCGCTCCGGTTGTCAGCGAAGAGGAAATTCTGGGATGGATGAACCGGGTTGATGAGATGGAATTGCACCCGGATGTGCTGGACTATATTATTTCACTGGTTCGGTCCACCAGAAGCCACCGCCAGATTGAGCTGGGCGCCAGCCCCCGCACCGGGGTCAAACTTTCCCGGCTTGCCCGGGCACTGGCAATCGTGAGGGGTGAGGATTTTGTGAGCATCGACACCATCAAAGAGATTGCCGTCCCCGCCATGGCCCACAGAATAGAATGTCAGGACGCGTCACTGGAATCCGCGGATGTGATCAGGGATATTCTCGCCACCCAGTCTGTGGACGGGAAAAAATCTCCCCGTGTTTCGAAACAGAGCGGCGCAGCGGTGAGAAGCTGA
- a CDS encoding DUF58 domain-containing protein, with protein MKGSSPATIHSHSGRFPGSFSGSESGFFTRLTSMFRAIAEGFPFRIFGIISFAGGIVLTSRGMLMSDPPGLATGILALLFSMAFTIVLYALPGTETEQALTWFSTPPLSAGTESRSHHLETAVWPLPPLFRIHVQLSGYLEAGDVVLYRFRREYRLDGPERCPVPVTPPMPGLLHLEAKFFICDIFGLSKRRLPAVRDRSIPVLPSHAATGQMHVRHSSESSDDNTRVKPADEEKIFIRDYQTGDLARDINWKASSRIDSLLTRIPPESESPSPRLRLGVLAGRGGENPDFITLAELARLKSVVRGYMEQALREDDGLSFTLVLGMQQIEINSSDDLEPCFERLAAWLPSVHDDPEKALLGNAVQAGGGFESYSALFTHASAFSRGGISEKIMAHPLLEGARIFSVCPAEPDQEDAPLYRWFPGSGFSPLPRELGNPAPCPGPAQSGQRYAVRTEVL; from the coding sequence ATGAAGGGCAGCTCCCCCGCCACCATCCACAGCCATTCCGGCAGATTTCCCGGCTCTTTTTCCGGTTCCGAATCCGGTTTCTTCACCCGGCTCACGTCCATGTTCCGGGCGATTGCCGAGGGATTTCCCTTTCGGATCTTCGGGATAATCAGTTTCGCCGGAGGAATTGTTCTCACATCCCGGGGTATGCTTATGAGCGATCCTCCGGGGCTGGCGACAGGAATTCTGGCACTCCTGTTCAGCATGGCGTTTACCATTGTGCTCTACGCCCTGCCGGGAACTGAGACGGAGCAAGCCCTGACCTGGTTTTCAACTCCCCCCCTCAGCGCAGGGACGGAGAGCCGAAGCCACCATCTTGAAACAGCGGTCTGGCCCCTTCCGCCCCTGTTCAGGATACATGTACAGCTCAGCGGGTATCTTGAAGCAGGAGATGTGGTCCTCTACAGGTTTCGCAGGGAATACCGTTTGGACGGTCCTGAAAGATGTCCTGTTCCCGTCACCCCGCCCATGCCGGGATTGCTTCACCTGGAGGCGAAGTTTTTCATCTGCGACATTTTCGGTCTCTCAAAACGCCGGCTTCCGGCTGTCCGGGACCGAAGCATCCCGGTGCTTCCTTCCCATGCTGCAACGGGACAGATGCATGTCAGGCACAGCAGCGAAAGCAGTGATGACAACACCCGGGTAAAACCCGCCGATGAGGAAAAGATTTTCATCAGAGACTATCAGACAGGCGATCTCGCCAGGGATATCAACTGGAAGGCCTCAAGCCGTATCGACAGTCTTCTCACCCGCATCCCCCCGGAATCCGAAAGTCCCTCTCCCCGGCTCCGGCTTGGGGTTCTGGCAGGCAGGGGCGGGGAAAACCCGGATTTCATCACCCTGGCTGAACTGGCCCGCCTGAAGTCCGTAGTCAGGGGATATATGGAGCAGGCGCTTCGGGAGGATGACGGACTGAGCTTCACCCTGGTGCTGGGGATGCAGCAGATAGAGATAAACAGCAGCGACGATCTGGAGCCCTGCTTTGAGCGGCTGGCCGCATGGCTGCCTTCGGTTCACGACGATCCGGAAAAGGCTCTTTTGGGCAATGCCGTCCAGGCCGGCGGAGGCTTTGAAAGCTACTCTGCCCTGTTCACCCATGCCTCGGCATTTTCCCGGGGCGGAATCTCAGAAAAAATCATGGCACACCCTCTGCTGGAGGGCGCACGGATTTTCTCCGTTTGCCCCGCCGAACCGGATCAGGAAGATGCACCTCTGTACCGCTGGTTTCCCGGATCCGGGTTCTCTCCCCTGCCCCGGGAGCTGGGGAATCCTGCGCCATGTCCAGGTCCGGCACAATCCGGGCAGCGCTACGCTGTCCGAACGGAGGTTCTATGA